AAAATAAATTCCTGCATGTACTGTAATTTGTTTTCAGTGTGATGATAATATTGACCGGACTTGTTTTTATATGCCTTCATAAAATTTGGAATAGCACTTGTATCTCCAATGCTTTGTATGTTATGTTTGCACGCATACACTAGTTCAGGACTTGGATAAACATTCACAAAAACAGCGGTGTTAGTGTCTGCCATTTCATTGATTTTTTCGGCGGTTTCAATTCTGTTCCAGTCTACTTCATCAAGTGGAAAATCTTTGAAATACTTTTCTACACTTTCTGTTCCTGTATAATATCCCAGAAAAATGGTTGCCGCACCAATAGTCAACGTGACATAGTAATGAAGAGCACTCTGCATCATGACATAAAAAACAAGCACAAAGAGCATGATCAGAAAACCCGTTTTTAAAGTGGAAAAATCATGCAGCGTATTGAAGTTAAAAAAGATCAGATAGTGAAGGAAAATACTCATCGTGACAATTAGAATAATGGTGAATGACACGTTGAGATTAGCCATTTTTCTGCGGATTTTCCCAATGAGTAAGAGCACAAAAAAACCTATGCCGCTGCAAACAAAAAATATTTCAGGCATTTTATAGTGCACATTGACATCATGTTTTATCTTTTCATACGATGCAGGATTGCTTGTAGTAAATCCACCCGGGGTGTTTTGTTCCGTATCTCTTCCGCTGCGTTCATTGAATTTTAATAATGAATAGGTTTTATAATTCTCCCATCCGGCAATAGAACTAAATTGATACAAAGTAATAGTAAGAGCAAGAGTAGATGAAAAACCAATTACCATAAATGCTCTTAGAAAGCGGTATTCTTTTTTTCTAAAGAAGAGAATCAGAAAAACTATTCCGGTGATAAACGCCATAAATAAGCCAAGCCATTCTGTGTAAGTTGCTAGAAAAAAAACTGCACCAAAAAAACTCAGCATAATCCATTCACGCTGATAGGCTAATTTTAAAAAAAGAATAATTAAAAGCACGGCCAGCATAATAAAAATTTGCACCAGCATATCAGCAAAATACAAATTGCCATGCGCCCATAAATTTCCGCTTGAAAAAAGATAAAGAAATGCGCCAATAAAACCACCCATGGAAAACTCAGCCCATCGGTTGCCGGGACTCAAGGAAAAGCCTATAAAATAAATGAGCACTGCACAAATGAAGTGCAACATCAAATTTACTTTTCGGATAGAATCAGTATCCGGTTTACCAAAAATTTGCGTTGAATAATAAGCGAATAAAAAAGCAAATGGAGGATAAGAAATATAATACACATTTCCTTTGTCATCAACAACACCACCCAGCATTGATCTGTTGTTGTTACCGCTTCCGGCGTAAGTATACACAGGTGAATAGTGATAAGCCGATGGCCCGCCGTTCTCATACCAAATTTCACAGGTGATTAAGGTATGCGCAGTAATCCATTCGTGGTGTCTTGATAAGGGCACCTCATGATTTTCTTTGCGAATCAGTACCGTGATAATAAACAAGAGTACAATTAAAAGTACTGCAATCAAGTGGTACCGGTATGAATTAAACAGCTTCATGACTCCAGACTTAATCCGGCAGCTGTGATGGTAGATTTTTCTTGATATTCTTCATAGTCAGTATTGATTGACCAGAGATTGTTATTTTTTCCGTCAATGATATTTTCAGCTGCCAGCACTCCCATGAGAATACTATGATCTTGATTATTGTATTTGAATGCTCCGTATCGTCCAATGACTGAGAGATGATTAATACCGGACAAATAATTCTCAACTTTTTTCAACGGTTCTTTGTATCCTCTTTGATATACCGGGTAACAACGAGGCAATTTAACAACGTGTCCCGCTGTAATTTCCATGCCTTGTACAAGACCTGTTTTTTTCATTTCTGAACTTGCCAGCGTGATTAAATCCGCATCTGTTTTTGACCAAATGGCATCTTCATCATAACTCCAGTATTCCAGCACAACAATGGTTGATTTTTCTCCATTATTTATTTCAGGTACCCAATTGCTGAAATTGGTAACTCTGCCCATTTCAAGATCTGATGCATGCACATACAACCAATTATCAGGAAAAACTTTTTCACCATTAATTTTCAAATAAACTAAAATGGTATTTCTGAATTTTAATTGTGCATTTGCCTCAATAATTTCTTGTGGAACTTGATCTAGATTTTTAACCAGATGCGTGATCGGCATTGATGAAATAACATGATCATAGGCGAGATAAGATCCGTCTTGCAATTCAATGCCGGTGACAGTTTCTTGATCCTTCACAACGCGTTTAACAGGAGTTTGTAAAAAAACTTTCCCTCCATTTTGTTCAACAAAGTTCTTCATGCGATCATACACCATGCCTGTGCCACCAATTGGATAGGCAAATTGATCAACCAATGTTTTGTGCTTGTTTTTTTTTGATTTAAACAAGGCATTTTTCACCGCTTCAAACAGTGAAAGTTTTTTAATTCGCTGTGCAGCAAAATCCTCATCAAGATCTTGGCAAGATATTCCCCACAATTTTTCACTATACGTTTTAAAAAAAATGGAATAGAGTTTATGACCGAAACGTGCCGTTACCCATGTTTCAAATGAGCCATTCTGTTTAACCGGTGCAATACGCTGTCTGAAATAACTCAATACACAAAGAAATGCAGTTCCAATACCTAACTTAAAAAGTGCATCAAAAGGTTTGAGCGGATAATAATAAAATTTTTTCTTGTAATAGATGCGGGTAAGTCTGTCTACCATGCGGTAATCTTTACCAACTACTTCAAGCCAAACTTTATTTATTTTATTGTCATTTGAAAAAAAACGATGTGGCCCCAAATCAACTTTTTGGTTCCATAAATCAATAGTTTTTGATAAACCTCCAACTTGGTTAGATGCTTCGTAGACATCCACGGGATATCCTGCTTTTGCAAGCTGATACGCGGCTGTCATACCGGCAGGACCTGCTCCAATTACGGCAACTTTCTTTTTAGTCAAAGCAATTAAATTTTCATTTCAGGAACATTGGATGGAACAACTAAATCACCTTCAGTTGCTTTTTGAATTTCTTCTACACTAACGCCAGGAGCACGTTCAATAAGATGAAATTTATTGTCTTTAATTTCAAGCACAGCCAAATCAGTTACCACACGAGTAACGCATCCGACACCCGTTAACGGAAGACTGCATTTTTTCAGCAATTTAGATTCTCCTTTGGTATTGGTGTGCATCATGGCAACGATAATATTTTCTGCCGATGCAACCAAATCCATTGCTCCTCCCATACCTTTTACCATTTTACCCGGAATTTTCCAGTTGGCTATATCTCCATTCTGAGCTACTTCCATAGCCCCTAATACTGTGAGTTGTACGTGTTGCCCGCGAATCATGGCAAACGAGGTGGCAGAATCAAAAATGGACGCACCTTTTTTCAACGTGACTGTTTGCTTTCCGGCATTAATCATGTCGGCATCTTCTTCTCCTTCAAACGGAAAAGGCCCCATACCAAGTATTCCATTCTCTGATTGAAATTCCACTGCAATTCCCTCAGGAACATAGTTGGCAACCAGTGTAGGAATGCCAATTCCAAGATTTACATACCAACCATCACGCAATTCCTGCGCAATTCGTTTTGCAATTCCTACTTTATCTAAAGCCATATTAATCTTTGCGATTTTTCAATTTTGATTCAATGAACTCCATTGTTTCTTTTGCGCTTGTCTTGTACTCTGTTTTTTTTGCGCCTTCTTTGAGTGCATCTATAAACTGGTTGAGTTTATCTGTTGAGAATTCCCAATGCAGCAAAGCATCTTTCCAGTCACTTAAACTGCCTTCACTGTTCATGGCAGTGCGCAACATGCTCTCAAATAAATGCGCAGGCACATCAACTTTCAGACTTGTACTTTTTCCCATACTGAATTATTTTTTTCTTACTGTGCGTTGTTCAATTCGTTTTTCAAAAGAGTTTCCTTTAAAAATGCGTTGAACAAAAATGCCAGGGGTATGAATGTAATTTGGGTCAAGTTCTCCGGCGGGTACTAACTCTTCTACTTCTGCAATGGTTATTCTGCCGGCCATGGCCATCATGGGATTAAAATTACGGGCGGTTCCTTTGAAAATTAAATTTCCTTCCGTGTCACCTTTCCATGCTTTTACGATGGCAAAATCTGCTGTCAAAGCGGTTTCCAGAATGTGAGGTTTGCCGTTGAAAATTTTCACTTCTTTACCTTGAGCTACTTCGGTTCCATATCCTGCCGGGGTATAAAAAGCCGGAATGCCGGCACCGCCAGCACGACATCTTTCAGCCAACGAACCCTGCGGAATGAGATCGACTTCTAATTCACCACTCAACATCTGACGCTCAAATTCATCATTCTCACCCACGTAGGATGAGATCATTTTTTTTATTTGTTTAGTCTGTAATAAAAGACCTAATCCAAAATCATCTACACCGGCGTTGTTTGAAATGCAAGTTAGATTTTTTACTCCCATTTTTACCAATTGAGCAATGCTGTTTTCAGGAATACCACACAATCCAAAACCGCCCAGCATGAGCGTCATTCCATCCTGAATACCAGAGCAAGCTTCTTCGGCATTTTTTACTACTTTATTCATGTTAAAAAAGATTATTTTCTAAAGAGGTGAAACAACATTTTCTTCTTTAGTACAATTAAAAACTGAGTTGTCGTATTGTGCCGGCACATCAAAATCATCTTTTGAAATACCTAACGATTTATCACCATATACTTTTTGCATATAGTAACCGTAAATTGGCAAAGCCATGCGAGCACCCTGCCCCCAAGGATATGTAGCAAAGTGAACTTGTTTGTCATCAGCACCAACCCATACGCCGGTTACCAAATCAGGTGTGAGACCAATAAACCAACCATCGGCAGCGCTATTGGTTGTACCTGTTTTACCCGCAGTTGGTGCCGTAATGCCGCCCCATGGTGATGAACCGCGCAAACTACCTGAGGTACCATAACCTTGTCCGTTATAGGGATTATATGCAGAGGTAACTACTTTTTTCATCATCGTTACCATGGTGTAGGCAAGATGTTCAGGCATTGCTTCACGTATGTCATATTCCAGATCAATAATCACGTTTCCGTTTCTGTCTTCAACACGCATTATATAAATGGGCTTGATGTAAATTCCTTTGTTTGCCCAAGTGCTGTGTGCGCCAACCATGGTGTATAATGATAAATCCATTGGCCCTAAACACATGGCCGGTACAACTTCTTCAGGTTTTAATTCTATACCAACATTTTTTAATAATTTATTCATGGCCTGCGGACCGGCTGTAGGCCCCATTTTTTTCATCACGGCAACGGTGATATTATTTAATGATCCTGCCAAACCGCATTCAGCGGTGATGAGTTGTCCTGAATTTTTTGTTCCGGTTGCCGGGCACCATGCTTTAAATTTTGAGGCGCTTACGGGTACATCAATACAATAATCCATATCAATAAATGCTTCACAAGGCGTGATTGCACCTAAATAAATGGCGGCAGCATATACAAATGGTTTAATGGTAGAACCAACCTGACGGTGCGCTTGTTTTACGTGGTCATAGGTGAAGTGATTAAAATCAGGACCACCAACCCATGCCTTAACAAAGCCTGTTGTTGGATCCATAGACATTAAACCGGCTTGTAAAATTCCTTTATAATATCTGATAGAATCCATAGGAGTCATCACGGTATCAAAATCTCCGGTATAAGCAAACACGCGCATGGCAACCGGTGTATTGAACATTTTTTCAATTTGAGCTTCAGACAATCCTTCATCCAAGGCATTTTGATAACGCTCAGAATTGCGCATACCTTTTTGCATGATGGCATCAATTTGTTCATCAGTTACTTTTTCGTTGGCAACACTTGGACTAAAAGGTGAGCGCTCTTTATACCGTTTATTATTTTTATCAAACTCAGCTTGAAGCGTAGTTTCCATGTGTTCTTGCACGGCGTATTCAGCATACTCTTGCATGCGTGAATCAATGGTGGTATAAATTCTCAAACCATCACGATAAATGTCATAAGGCGATCCATCTGCTTTATGATATTTATAGGTACCGTCATCATTTTTTTCAGCAAAACGATTTTGTAATTCACCACGTAATACTTCTCTGAAATGCGGAGCAATACCTTCTTTGTGGTCAACAATCTGGTAATCTACTACAATAGGCAAGGCACAAAGAGAATCATATTGATTGCGATTAATTTTTACCGAAAGCGCTTCATTGCCATCCTCACTATTTTTCAACCATTGATATAGGACAGTATTTCTGCGCTGATAAGCACGGGTACTATCCAATTCATATTGATCTTTTCCCTCAGGGGTGTCATCATATTTTTTAAATTGAAATTTGAGTGGATTATACATGCCCGGATTTTTGCACATACCAACAAGCATGGCTGCCTCTTCCATTTTTAAACTATCAGGCGTGGTATTAAAATAAACTTGTGCTGCTGAAGATATACCCACGGCGTTATAGAGAAAATCAAAATTGTTAAGGTACATGGTGATGATTTCTTCTTTGGTATATTGTCTTTCAAGACGCACGGCCAGAATGTTTTCACCGAATTTCTGATCCAGTCGTTCCCATTTATCTCGTGCAATACCACCACGGGCTGTGTCTTCAAGTGTATACAATAATTTAGCAAGCTGTTGGGTAATAGTAGATGCACCACCACTTTCTGATCCGGTAGCGGCGCCTGAAATTGCGCGCCCAATTCCCCAGAAATCTACCCCGGCATGTTTGTAAAAACGCTCATCTTCAGTTGCAATGAGAGCTGATATAACAAAGGGAGAAATTTGATTGTAATCAATACTTTTTCTGTTCACGCTCCAAAAGCGTCCCATCTCAACACCGTCTGATGAATAGATGATAGACGCTTGTTTGTCCGGCGGATTTGCCAGCGCCTGAGAATCCGGAACGTGTCCATTGGCCTTCATCAACATGAATATGATAAGAAATAAAGGCGCAAAAGCCAGTACCCATGTGGTGATTATGATAATTTTTTTCATCCGAGGATTTAGTTCCCCCGCTGTGGTAGATTCTTTGCTCATGCCGTGGTTTCGATGGTGTAAATTTAGGAAAATATCAGAAATGGGTTTGTTTATGACTTAATCAAACTCTTACTGACTTATTATTATGCTTAGTTTAAGTAATTTTGTGCCCCATGTTACTATTATCTGCTGTAAGATACATTTTGCCTTTTTTCATGGTTTGCCTTTTATGGAGTTGTCATAGCAAGGTGAATAATGAAACAGACGCTGACCCGAAACGCTTTTTTTGCGGCGGTGAAAATTTAATCTATGAAGGGCGAGATCCTTTTTTTGATGATGGTTATGGAAAATTCGTTGGTGGAGGACTACAGGTTAAGGATACAGTTTTTGAAGGAGAGTATGCAATACGGTTAGATTCATTGAATCCATACGGGCTTCCTTTAACGCTAACTAATATACCTGAAGGAACCTATTTCACTACCAGTGTTTGGATAAAGGAAGAAAAAAGCAATGCTACAATCATAGCAGTTACAACCGGACGCACCAATTACACATTAAATACAACGGCTATTCATCAAACTGAAAAAAAAGACGGCTGGGTAAAATACGTGATGAATTTTGGAATTGAGGTTCCGGTAGATTCCATTAAATTTTTTCTTTTCTCAGGCGGACATCTTGCCTATTTTGACAATTTTGAAATTCTTCAATATAAGCAACGCCCACCATTACCAGATTCACTAAGTCAACAGGCTTTGAGGTTGTATATTCCTGATTCAGCTTACACCATTTTGAAAGAGTATAAACGAAAAGCATTGACTCAAATTACCATCACCGATGATTTAAAAAATTATGTCAACGGGTTTATTTTAGAAGACAACGATAGTATACCTATTGAAATAAGACTAAAAGGTGATTGGACAGATCATTTGGAAAATGGAAAAACATCTTACAGAATTAAAACAGATGAAGCCTATCGTGGATTAACCACCTTTTCAATACAACACCCGCAAACACGTAACTATATGCATGAGTGGTTTATGCATCGTTTGTTTGATATGGAAGGATTGTTGTCAACGCGCTATGAATTTGTACCGGTAGAAATAAATGGAGTAAACCAAGGAATTTATGCCTTAGAAGAACATTTTGATAAACAACTTTTAGAAAGCCGTCAAAAAAGAGAAGGACCAATTATTAAAATGGATGAAACCGGATTTTGGGCACTGCTTGCTACCGGCATGAAAGATAGTTTAGACGGAAGTTACCCATATTTTGAAGCTTCAAAAATTACCTGCTTTAAAGAGGGTAGAACAGAAAAATCAGAAGTATTGTCACAGCAATTTCAAAACGCAAGTGAACTGCTTTATTTGTACAAAAACAGATTCACCCACCCTGAACAATTACTTGATCTGAAACTTACCGCAAAGTATTATGCGATGATGGATTTGGGGAATATTAATCATGCGAGTGTTTGGCACAATGTGAGATTTTATTATAACCCGGTTACCACCAAATTAGAACTGATTGGGTTTGACATGATACCGGCAATACTCCCAATGAACGAGGTAATAGGTTACAACCGGCTTAAGCGACTGGATTATTTTAACTCACGTGAACATGCTGTAGATTTTTTGTTGTTCCAGAATGAAGAGTTCAATTTGTATTACATGAACTACATAAAGCAATTTAGTTCACCATATTATCTTGACAGTATTTTCAATTTCCTGAATAATGAAATGCAGACACAACAGGATATTTTGTCGCATGAATTTCCGAATTTCATTTTTGATAAAGAATTCTATTACGATAAAGCAGAACAAATTAGATTGCGCATTGACTCTATGGAGTTTGAATGGAACAATTTTATAGCTCACAGGGGCTCTTCTCCTTCATTGTTGACTACCTCACCTGAATATAATGAATTAGATTTTCCTTTTCTTGTTGAGGGCATTTCTCTCAATGCCTACCGAAAAGAAATAGACTCAACTCATTTTATATTGCAGCTTGAAAATTTTCATTTGTCAGATATGACATTGATAGGCTATTCAACCAAAGCAGGCAATGATACAATTTTTCCTTTTCATGAACAGATTATGCTCAAGCAATTTGATGGTAAACAAGCGGCTTATACAGAAATTATTTTGCCCAAAAAACCAAACAAAGTTCACTTCATGGTGAAGAATGTGCCCGGCATAACGTATACAACTAAAGTCTTTAACTGGGCGCGTCCAACAGGTAATCATCCGCGGATTGAATTAGAGAATAAATTTAAAACAACCTCATCTTTATACCATATAGTGGATGACACATTATTTATTCATAAAGGAAAACATGTGTTAGATGAATTGATTTTAATTCCATCAAACTATGTTGTGATAGTTGAGCCGGGAGCAGAAATTGATATGGTAAATTCTGCGGGCATCATTATAAATAATTCTGTATCCATTGGTTCATCAAAAGGTGAAGAGGTTACAATTTATTCATCAGATTCAAGTTCACAAGGCATCGTTATATTGCAAGCAGCTGATGTAAAAATTGAGAATACACAATTTAATTATCTGGGTAATCTGAATTATAAAGGTTGGATACTCACCGGTGCAATCAGTATCTATGAAGGGCATACTACAATGAGCAAAGTTGAGATTTCACACAATCAATGTGAAGATGCGCTGAATATTATTCGTGGAGATTTTGTTATTGATGAGCTTGATATTCATCACACACAAGCAGATGGCTTTGACGCAGATTTTTGTACAGGTTCTTTAACTAATTCAACGTTTGCCAAAACGGGGAATGATTGCATTGATTTTTCAGGATCAGAAATTCGTATTACAGATATTACAATCAACCATGCAGGTGATAAAGGCATCAGTTGTGGAGAATTATCCAGCTTGATTTTAGAAAACATCAGCATTGATGGTGCCCTCACGGCGGTGGCATCAAAAGATGGTTCAACCCTTAGCGGGAATAATATCACCGCAAAAAATTGTAAAACTGGATTGGCGCTTTACAGAAAAAAACCGGAATATCCGGCAGCTTGGATGAAACTCACAACATGCCAATATGAAAATATCACAACCAAAGCACTCATTGAACGCGGCGGATTACTTGAATACAACGGGGCACACTATTTTGGATACAACATCTTTGATATAGATGCAATGTACGCGCAATGGGAAAAGTGATCAATTATTTTTTCCTTCAGCTTTGATAAATTGTTCAATAGCCATAGTCATACTTGGTGCAGCCGGTTGAGGGGCATGCACATCCAAACGCAGGTTATGTTTTATCACCGCGTTGGCAGTAGTTGGACCAAAGGCTGCTATGCGAGTAGTATTTTGTTTGAACTTTGGAAAATTCTTGAACAAGGATTCTATTCCTGATGGGCTGAAAAAAACCAACATATCATATTTTACATCAGATAGATCAGACAAATCAGCTGCTACTGTTCTGTATAAAATTACTTTGGTAAAGCTGATGCCTGCACCGGTAAGAGTGGTTGGAATATCTTGTCTGAGAATATCAGAACAAGGCAAAAGAAAAGTTTCTCCTTTGTGTTTTTTCACAATTTCTGCTAATTCACCAATGGTAGATTTACCATAGAAAATTTTACGTTTGCGATAAACCACATATTTCTGCAAGTAAAAAGCAATTGCCTCAGAAAGGCAAAAATATTTGAGTGTTTCAGGAACCTTGTAGCGCACCTCTTCAGCAATACGAAAAAAGTGATCAACACCGGTTTTGCTTGTGAAAATAACACCAGTGAACTTTCCAATATCTACTTTTTGTTCTCTAAAATCTCGGGCAGATACGCCTTCAACTTGTATAAATGGTCTGAAATCAATTTTCAGATTATATTTTTCAGCTAAATCAAAATAGGGAGATTTTTCAGTTTCGGGTTTGGGCTGAGAAACCAGAATAGTCTTAACACTCATAGCACCCCTCGTAGTTAGTTTAATTCCTCTTTTTATCTGACTAATACCCGAATCAAGACGATTAACGGTATTAATTCAAGGGTGCAAAGATATAAAATAATATAGAATATAGGAACGCGTTGTTTGGCGGCACGCACAAATGACTGAAATTCACGTGTTAAAATTAATAATATCACCACTATAGCCAATATCTGATAAGTGATAAACTGAACATCTGCTTGCAAAAATTCAACTGAAGCCATTATCGGTGTCAGCATAAAAGTTGCAATTTGCCCGTAAACAAAGTGATTTAAGCGATGTTCTGAAACACCTTGTTGTACCTGAGAGATTACAGCCACAAAGCGCATGAATAAAAACTTAATCGTATTCATCAAAATCAAGGCGCCCAGCAATATGAATACAAAAGTTGGATTCTGAATTTTTATAAACACATAAAGCATTAATGCCAACGTAAATTGATAGGCTAACATCAGTAGGTAAGAAGCAAAAGAAGATAATTTCAAATCTTCAGACATGTTTTGATACAATTGACGGTTATAAAAACCGGTTCTGAACAACACCGGAATATAGCCCGGATGACGCATTTTCACATAAGCAAAGGCAACTAGATTAAAAAAAATCATAGACCAAAAAACCCAGTTGAAACTTTCTTTCAAGGGATTTTGTTGCCCAATAACAGAGGTGCCTTGCAGATATTCTATGAAATCCATCGGATGTAAAATTAGGATTTATGATAAATATCAGGCTGTTTAATCTGAAACAAAAACGAGCAGAGTCATGTTAAAATCCATACATTTGTCGCGCAAAATAAAAAAGAATCAATCTTATGGCCAGCGATCTATATACCCACCCTGATTATTATAACATGGATGATTTACTTTCTGAAGAGCACAAATTAGTGCGTGATTCAGTAAGAGCATGGGTAAAACAAAATGTATCTCCAATTATTGAAGATTATTATGAACGTGCTGAATTTCCAAAACATCTCATCAAAGGATTAGGTGAAATTGGTGCATTTGGACCTTATATTCCTGAAGAATATGGCGGACCGGGTTTGGATCAAATTGCGTATGGTGTGATTATGCAAGAGCTTGAGCGTTGTGATTCAGGTTTACGATCTACATCATCAGTACAATCTTCATTGGTTATGTATCCAATTTATAAATACGGGAATGAAGAGCAGCGCAAAAAATATCTTCCAAAATTAGCCAGTGGTGAATTCCTTGGTTGTTTTGGATTGACAGAACCTGATCACGGTTCAAACCCGGGTGGAATGATCACCAATTTTAAAGATGCCGGTGATCATGTGATTTTAAATGGTGCAAAAATGTGGATTTCAAATGCGCCTCTTTCTGATGTTGCCGTGGTATGGGCAAAAGACGAATCAGGGCGCATTCACGGTTTGATTGTAGAAAAAGGAATGGAGGGTTTTTCTGCTCCTGAAATGCATGGCAAATTATCATTGCGTGCATCAATCACCGGTGAGTTGATTTTTGACAATGTAAAAGTTCCTAAAGCAAATATTTTACCTAACAAATCAGGCTTGGGTGCTCCGCTTGGTTGTCTTGATTCTGCAAGATACGGAATAGCATGGGGTGCTCTTGGTGCAGCTATGGATTGCTATGATCAAGCATTGCGTTATTCAAAAGAGCGTATTCAATTTGGTGAACCGATTGCTGCTTTTCAGTTAACACAAAAAAAATTGGCTGAAATGATTACTGAAATTACCAAAGCGCAGTTACTTACTTTCCGCCTTGGTCAATTAAGAAATGAGGGGCGTGCAACTTCTGCTCAAATCTCAATGGCAAAACGAAACAATGTTGAAATTGCCTTGCGCATTGCTCGTGAAGCACGTCAAATTTTGGGCGCTATGGGTATCACCAATGAATTTTCAGTTATGCGTCACATGGCTAACCTTGAATCTGTGGTTACTTAT
This genomic stretch from Crocinitomicaceae bacterium harbors:
- a CDS encoding FAD-dependent oxidoreductase, which encodes MTKKKVAVIGAGPAGMTAAYQLAKAGYPVDVYEASNQVGGLSKTIDLWNQKVDLGPHRFFSNDNKINKVWLEVVGKDYRMVDRLTRIYYKKKFYYYPLKPFDALFKLGIGTAFLCVLSYFRQRIAPVKQNGSFETWVTARFGHKLYSIFFKTYSEKLWGISCQDLDEDFAAQRIKKLSLFEAVKNALFKSKKNKHKTLVDQFAYPIGGTGMVYDRMKNFVEQNGGKVFLQTPVKRVVKDQETVTGIELQDGSYLAYDHVISSMPITHLVKNLDQVPQEIIEANAQLKFRNTILVYLKINGEKVFPDNWLYVHASDLEMGRVTNFSNWVPEINNGEKSTIVVLEYWSYDEDAIWSKTDADLITLASSEMKKTGLVQGMEITAGHVVKLPRCYPVYQRGYKEPLKKVENYLSGINHLSVIGRYGAFKYNNQDHSILMGVLAAENIIDGKNNNLWSINTDYEEYQEKSTITAAGLSLES
- a CDS encoding CoA transferase subunit B; the protein is MALDKVGIAKRIAQELRDGWYVNLGIGIPTLVANYVPEGIAVEFQSENGILGMGPFPFEGEEDADMINAGKQTVTLKKGASIFDSATSFAMIRGQHVQLTVLGAMEVAQNGDIANWKIPGKMVKGMGGAMDLVASAENIIVAMMHTNTKGESKLLKKCSLPLTGVGCVTRVVTDLAVLEIKDNKFHLIERAPGVSVEEIQKATEGDLVVPSNVPEMKI
- a CDS encoding CoA transferase subunit A — its product is MNKVVKNAEEACSGIQDGMTLMLGGFGLCGIPENSIAQLVKMGVKNLTCISNNAGVDDFGLGLLLQTKQIKKMISSYVGENDEFERQMLSGELEVDLIPQGSLAERCRAGGAGIPAFYTPAGYGTEVAQGKEVKIFNGKPHILETALTADFAIVKAWKGDTEGNLIFKGTARNFNPMMAMAGRITIAEVEELVPAGELDPNYIHTPGIFVQRIFKGNSFEKRIEQRTVRKK
- a CDS encoding transglycosylase domain-containing protein yields the protein MKKIIIITTWVLAFAPLFLIIFMLMKANGHVPDSQALANPPDKQASIIYSSDGVEMGRFWSVNRKSIDYNQISPFVISALIATEDERFYKHAGVDFWGIGRAISGAATGSESGGASTITQQLAKLLYTLEDTARGGIARDKWERLDQKFGENILAVRLERQYTKEEIITMYLNNFDFLYNAVGISSAAQVYFNTTPDSLKMEEAAMLVGMCKNPGMYNPLKFQFKKYDDTPEGKDQYELDSTRAYQRRNTVLYQWLKNSEDGNEALSVKINRNQYDSLCALPIVVDYQIVDHKEGIAPHFREVLRGELQNRFAEKNDDGTYKYHKADGSPYDIYRDGLRIYTTIDSRMQEYAEYAVQEHMETTLQAEFDKNNKRYKERSPFSPSVANEKVTDEQIDAIMQKGMRNSERYQNALDEGLSEAQIEKMFNTPVAMRVFAYTGDFDTVMTPMDSIRYYKGILQAGLMSMDPTTGFVKAWVGGPDFNHFTYDHVKQAHRQVGSTIKPFVYAAAIYLGAITPCEAFIDMDYCIDVPVSASKFKAWCPATGTKNSGQLITAECGLAGSLNNITVAVMKKMGPTAGPQAMNKLLKNVGIELKPEEVVPAMCLGPMDLSLYTMVGAHSTWANKGIYIKPIYIMRVEDRNGNVIIDLEYDIREAMPEHLAYTMVTMMKKVVTSAYNPYNGQGYGTSGSLRGSSPWGGITAPTAGKTGTTNSAADGWFIGLTPDLVTGVWVGADDKQVHFATYPWGQGARMALPIYGYYMQKVYGDKSLGISKDDFDVPAQYDNSVFNCTKEENVVSPL
- a CDS encoding CotH kinase family protein is translated as MLLLSAVRYILPFFMVCLLWSCHSKVNNETDADPKRFFCGGENLIYEGRDPFFDDGYGKFVGGGLQVKDTVFEGEYAIRLDSLNPYGLPLTLTNIPEGTYFTTSVWIKEEKSNATIIAVTTGRTNYTLNTTAIHQTEKKDGWVKYVMNFGIEVPVDSIKFFLFSGGHLAYFDNFEILQYKQRPPLPDSLSQQALRLYIPDSAYTILKEYKRKALTQITITDDLKNYVNGFILEDNDSIPIEIRLKGDWTDHLENGKTSYRIKTDEAYRGLTTFSIQHPQTRNYMHEWFMHRLFDMEGLLSTRYEFVPVEINGVNQGIYALEEHFDKQLLESRQKREGPIIKMDETGFWALLATGMKDSLDGSYPYFEASKITCFKEGRTEKSEVLSQQFQNASELLYLYKNRFTHPEQLLDLKLTAKYYAMMDLGNINHASVWHNVRFYYNPVTTKLELIGFDMIPAILPMNEVIGYNRLKRLDYFNSREHAVDFLLFQNEEFNLYYMNYIKQFSSPYYLDSIFNFLNNEMQTQQDILSHEFPNFIFDKEFYYDKAEQIRLRIDSMEFEWNNFIAHRGSSPSLLTTSPEYNELDFPFLVEGISLNAYRKEIDSTHFILQLENFHLSDMTLIGYSTKAGNDTIFPFHEQIMLKQFDGKQAAYTEIILPKKPNKVHFMVKNVPGITYTTKVFNWARPTGNHPRIELENKFKTTSSLYHIVDDTLFIHKGKHVLDELILIPSNYVVIVEPGAEIDMVNSAGIIINNSVSIGSSKGEEVTIYSSDSSSQGIVILQAADVKIENTQFNYLGNLNYKGWILTGAISIYEGHTTMSKVEISHNQCEDALNIIRGDFVIDELDIHHTQADGFDADFCTGSLTNSTFAKTGNDCIDFSGSEIRITDITINHAGDKGISCGELSSLILENISIDGALTAVASKDGSTLSGNNITAKNCKTGLALYRKKPEYPAAWMKLTTCQYENITTKALIERGGLLEYNGAHYFGYNIFDIDAMYAQWEK